Sequence from the Zeugodacus cucurbitae isolate PBARC_wt_2022May chromosome 2, idZeuCucr1.2, whole genome shotgun sequence genome:
AgaactctaaaaaaataataatatttgtgtttcccaaatatttttagtttgtgATCGCTCTCGCTCTCTTCGCCGTTGTGCACGCCGGTGTTGTTGTGCCCGCTGCCGCTCCCGTTGCTGTTGCGCCCGCCGCCGTTGCTGTCGAGGAATACGACCCACACCCACAATACAAATACGGTTACGATGTGCAAGACACACTGTCTGGCGATTCCAAAGGTCATGTGGAGGAACGTGATGGTGATGTTGTGCGCGGTGAATACTCGCTAATCGATGCCGATGGTTTCAGACGTGTTGTCACCTACACTGCCGATCCCATCAACGGTTTCAACGCTGTCGTGCGTCGTGAACCCTTGGTTGCGCCCGTCGTTGCTGCTGCTCCCATCGTAAAGGCTGCTCCAGTCGTAGCTGCCCCTGTTGCCGCTGCCCCTGTGGTTAGAGCCGCTCCATTGGCCGCTGCCGCTCCAGTAGTGCCAGCTTTTACCTACAGCCGTTTGTAAAAAGTCGCGCTATGGCTTGTGAATAccgtttcattatttttggaTTAATTAGCTACtgtacgaaaaaaaaattgtgatctaaatataattatagaaaaaattttacttctttGGAATTCTAAAGATGGGGTTGggaatttcatattaatttaagcattttttgtaTTCAGATGACCatccaaaaatgtatatgttaaaaaaaagcaTGTACTTGACTATTAAATCGGAAAGGTGGGTACTAGTTGATAAAATCATCGATGAAAAGCCATAGGGTGATTATAGAGGAGAACTCATTCTATATGAAATTCAAGATAAACAAGCGAAGAAACTTTTAGACCAATCTTTATACGATATATATTCTGTCCGATCAGCAGAAAAGATTTATTCCATTCTCCCgctttaaattaagaaaatctgTTAAGATATAATACAATATAGTCAACTATATTTGTATTCcccatttttttaactttattttgtacggaatacattttttacagattaaatgtttgaaattaaCGGAAAATCATTACGATCAGTAATCTTATGATCAATAAAATGGGGCCTACTGTAATAAGTATATATTCGTTTCGTTTCGAATGCGTTTAAACtcactaaaatgaaaaaaaattttgacgaTATcagacacacttacatacattccATGTGGACATAAATagctataacattttttttgaatattacatataattttttatagtaaaaattaggcagcattttttttattcgaaatgaCAAAATTTGTGAAAGTAATTAATGTGTAGGACATTGTAAAATTGCCGCGAGACATTTAATGCTTTATGCCCTTACATGCAGTTTCTTCAATTACTTTGTTACAGCCgtgttgttttattatatatatttttattatatacgcTTTTTTCTCGTTTCGCGTACCAAATGACACTAATCTCGTTTTGAAAGCGTTACCTGCGCACTTTGAAATGGGTTGATAAATAGCTCCTGTAGCAATATGCATATGACATGCGAAATTGatttgcacacatacatatggacaTGTAGACAAAACAATTACTGCCAGTAATGGTGTATTTGAAAATGTGAATTCTTCGAAAAATTGCCAAGTAACACACAAAAATAGAGAAAAGTGCGAAAAATAGAAATTACAGTCCGTCATTGGTATATAAATCGCacaaatttgaataataaatcattCAGCATCTTAACACCTAACACGAGACAGCAATTGTGTAGCGCCAAACCAAGCTTTAGCAAAATGGCATTCAAGGTAAGTAACTCAATATCATTATATCAATTTAAAGCAAGTTTTAATTTCTGTCCTCATCTACAGTTCGTAGCAATCCTCGCACTCGCCGCAGTGGTCAGCGCTGGCGTACTCCCCGTACATGAGGTGTACCAACACGCACCAGTGGCCACCGCTGTGGTGAAGGCACCTGTGGCTTATGCCGCACCAGCTCCAGCTTATGCGCATATTGCTCACGCTCCAGTTGCTGTGCACGCACATGCTCAACCGGTTCTTGCCAAGCACGATGACGAATACGATCCACATCCACAATACAAATACGGCTATGATGTGCAGGACGCACTCTCTGGCGATTCCAAGAGTCAAACCGAGGAACGCGATGGTGATGTCGTCCGCGGCGAATACTCATTGGTCGATGCTGATGGTTTCAAGCGCGTCGTCCAATATACCGCCGATCCCGTTAACGGTTTCAACGCCGTTGTCAACCGTGTGCCTTTGGAACATGTGAAGACTGTGGTGAAAGCTGCACCTGTAGCCTATGCCGCGCCTGCTCACGGTTACGTTAAGGAGTTCGCCGCCCCAATTGCTTATCATCATTAAATTTGTACTAAATAACGGTGTTTAAAACTGTTGAGTGTGATTATTGTTATCGTTTGAAAGAATTGTTAAATAGTTTTAGTGTAAATAAACCTCAATTGAGCTTTTCGAgcttcattttataaatatagcgCTTTGAAATACAAGCATTAGTAGAAAGCTTAAGTTTGATTCCTCAACTGGACTAATTTGGGTAGAATTAGTTGTCTTTAAAACCATATCAAATACAATTACTATATGGTTTCATAGAACTCGACTCTCAGTGTCCCATATATTCGGAAAAAGTAATCAAGTAGTAATCAGAAGTAATCGGAAGTAATCCAGTACAACCAGAAGTAATCAAAAGTAATTAAGTAGTAATCAAATGTTATCAAGTCGTAATCAGTAGTAATCAAATATTAATCAAGTAGTAATCTGAAGTAATCAAGCTCAACATTGTGTTCTAGTagtataattatatttgttgtagCACATTAGTGTCAACCACAGATTCGCCTGCGTTTTTACAACATTTCTACAACAAACATGTGGCAACCGCGACATACCGCCGTTGCTGATTTCATAAATTAAGAAAAGGGGCTGACAAAGGAGCTGATACAATTCAATAATTACatgcaaattgaatttaatgtctataatttagttaatttcaTGCAAGTGCAGTCCATAATTGACTGGTGAGGCGAATCATAAGTGATGACTGAATTGTCGAGGTTGACctgttgccacatgcaacaacaaaaaaagcacaTAAGTGCAACTGCAACATGGTCCCTTCACTGCAATTTCGACAACATAATTTACGGCAGTTGTCCTCTTAATTTCTTTGATGTTTACAAAGCAtgtaagcaataacaacaacaataaaatgcaataattcATTGCTGCAATCAAAGAAATCTGAATAATACAACCGCATAACGGCAAAAATTGTTTCGACTTCAAACCGATTGCCGTAAGCCAAATAAATGTAAACTGtctgtgcgtatgtgtgtgttggtgtttgtACAAATACTCGCTGATCTGACGGCAATCGttcgaatttttctcattttttggcAACGCAGCACTCAGCGGAGTGTTAAGGTCAAAGTCAGGTTTTATTGTTAATCGACGTACATACCTATAGTATTGTGTATTTTAATCATGCCACATACTTCGCTGAATTAAAGTACCTTCACTGTCTGTCGAccgtttgttgctgttgttgtgtgtttacGCCCGTAATGTGGTTGCTGTTGCTACGATGACCGGCGTAATTCTCGTGTAAGTGTCTGGTATTACAACCGAACAACCGATCGGCCAAATGGCTCCTCATAAACACTCCACCGACAatcgaacagcaacaacaaaacagaacCACAACAATAACTGCGAGGTAACAATGGTTGCAGTgaagagaacaacaacaatattaacatTGTAACAGTAACCGAGTGCCTGACTATAGGCATAAGACCGATTGCAATCGCCGAGCACGCAAACAAGTGTTGCACAGTGGACATTTTTTATTCAGGTATGCTATCAAGAATGCcgaggaatttttatttttccaaattattatttattttattttattttattttattttacttaatttaatttaatttaatttaatttaatttaatttaatttaatttaatttaatttaatttaatttaatttaatttaatttaatttaatttaatttaatttagtttaatttaatttaatttaatttaatttaatttaagttaattcatgcgtaatttaatttaattttattttatttaatttaagttaattcatgcgtaatttaatttaattttattttattttattttattttatttaattttatttaatttaatttaatttaatttaatttaatttaatttaatttaatttaatttaatttaatttaatttaatttaatttattttattttatatttttttttttgtttttggattcATCACGTGTTTAAGGCAATCAACACACTGTGTACGCGTGTATTTGTATGCAACACACGTGATCCATGGCgcgttaacagttaatttaactACATTCATGCGCACGTAGCTTACTTACGGTTTGTCACGGTCACTATTTGGGTAAATTTCGCCTTTTGCTGCACACCGTTgcttttaaaagtttatttCCACTTTTATTTTCGCCTCACTTTTAACGACAGAATGTCCAAATTCCCTCAAAATCGGGCCATCGTTCGCAAAGTCACTGCCATTATGAATTACGTGCGCATAAATGATTCTCATGGTTCTCTTCACCTTGCCCCGCCGCGCTCGCCACTTTAGCGCCGGAATTCATGCATGCGATTGACCTTGATACGAACGGAAATCGAAAGTGAATTACAATTTGGACAATCATGGTTTTCGACTTTGAACTTCTTCTTCCTTTCTACGCATCAGACTTGGTGGGATTCTTTTGCTGAAAGGGATTTGGAAATCTGCAAATCACAAGATGGTTAAAAGTTAGTATCCAACACGTAGGTCAATAAATTCCATATATCTCATATAAATATCTTCTCGAATCTCCAAAACTATTTTCCATATAACCaacgatattatatatattatatatgtacctattGAACGAATGAGATTCATACATTTTTGACACTAAATCGCATAGTGGTCTAGTCAACAACTGAATAGCTACTTGATCAATACATAcaactttattttattcacactAGAGAAAGATCTGGACCAAACACAATAAAATAGTTCCTGTTCAATTTTATAAGGATCATTCACACTTGGGCACAACAATGAAGATTCTCATTAATGGTATCTAAATCATGAACAGTTGTACATATTCCAATTTCAACCACTTTTAGAATTGAGCTTAAAAGTACTTTCTGAGGCCTGATTTAGAAACTTAAAATTAGGTTAAAATTATTAGGGTTATCCGGTAAGTAGGCGTTGTAGTAGTCTGACCATTTTCAGTTACTGATCTTTGTAGTAGTTTAGAAATAACCTTTATATGGTGGTGGGCTGAGCAAATATCCGATGTCACACCATATCAAGATAACCAGAACGGATATTTTTGACCGAAATTTGATCTGTCCCAAAACTATCAACTCGGCAGCAATCCTCAAAATTATGTGGAAATGTTTTCTAccgctccaacaacaacaaatacattccTATATTAGCCCAATAgtattctcaaaatttttttaacaatcgaTCTATTATTACCTTAATTATGTATAGGTATTTCCTATATAAAAGCTCTCTTCAAGTAACACTTGATTTACTCGTGTCCAAAGCAGCTTATTAATGAACCATTTGATAACAGcgaccacacacacactcacacacctgTCTGAGTATAATTATCTCAATCATAAGTGAATTTGCTTAAGTACACTTCATTTACACTTCGGATTACTCGCGGTGGATGGTGCACAAGTGATGCCACCTTGTAGCGAGTGGGTAAATTAACCGTAAAAAATAACTGACAACTGCTACCGTTTAATGCGATCGTGTGCACTAAACCGTTTTT
This genomic interval carries:
- the LOC105220654 gene encoding larval cuticle protein A2B yields the protein MPIGVAKNHIQCLTFVSYGQNKIIQKMAIKFVIALALFAVVHAGVVVPAAAPVAVAPAAVAVEEYDPHPQYKYGYDVQDTLSGDSKGHVEERDGDVVRGEYSLIDADGFRRVVTYTADPINGFNAVVRREPLVAPVVAAAPIVKAAPVVAAPVAAAPVVRAAPLAAAAPVVPAFTYSRL